The Corynebacterium glaucum genome includes a region encoding these proteins:
- a CDS encoding anthranilate synthase component 1 produces MSKPPPRFTRHEVRYHEDASSLFAHLGGLETTDAVLLESADITTKSGLQSVAVLASSLRVTCNGTRVTVEPLTDSGQVLADQVRSELAEHLLNDAAGEQVYEFPASAAADERERLTAISSVEVLRALTTHASYGNEDFPMLAGGFAFDYLETFEELPRVSESVNTYPDYQFVLAEVLLRVDHQSKTAYLAGVDAAGDGIDLTALAAAIDAAEPADEHAYTAAPNPANTLNVRPNVGDTAFGADVEKLKGSIECGDIYQVVPSRSFSAQCLDAFAAYRALRETNPSPYMFYVRGVGRDGEPYELFGASPESNLKFDAETREVQLYPIAGTRPRGLNPDGSVNHELDTRMELQLRTDAKEVAEHTMLVDLARNDMARVAAPGTREVAELLQVDRYSRVMHLVSRVTATLADDLDALDAYRACMNMGTLTGAPKLRATELLRDLEGVRRGSYGGAVGYLTGSGDFDTCIVIRSAYVSRETAVVQAGAGVVRDSNPQAEADETLHKAYAVLSALAKAADAELEVAK; encoded by the coding sequence ATGAGCAAACCCCCACCACGGTTCACCCGCCACGAGGTGCGCTACCACGAGGACGCTTCGAGCCTCTTCGCGCACCTCGGCGGACTCGAGACCACCGACGCGGTGCTTTTGGAATCGGCCGACATCACCACCAAGTCCGGCCTTCAATCTGTCGCGGTCCTCGCCTCATCGCTGCGCGTCACGTGCAACGGCACCCGCGTCACGGTCGAGCCCCTCACCGATTCCGGCCAAGTGCTCGCCGATCAGGTCCGCTCGGAGCTCGCAGAGCATTTGCTTAACGACGCCGCGGGGGAGCAGGTCTACGAGTTCCCAGCCTCCGCCGCCGCAGACGAGCGCGAGCGCCTTACCGCGATCAGTTCGGTCGAGGTGCTGCGGGCACTAACCACCCACGCCAGCTACGGCAACGAAGACTTCCCGATGCTCGCGGGCGGCTTCGCTTTCGACTACTTGGAAACCTTCGAGGAACTTCCGCGTGTCAGCGAAAGCGTGAACACCTACCCCGATTACCAGTTCGTGCTGGCCGAGGTTTTGCTCCGCGTCGACCACCAATCCAAGACGGCGTACCTCGCGGGAGTCGACGCAGCTGGTGACGGTATCGACCTCACCGCGCTCGCCGCCGCGATCGACGCTGCCGAGCCTGCCGATGAGCACGCCTACACGGCGGCTCCCAACCCCGCCAACACCCTGAACGTCCGGCCGAATGTCGGGGATACGGCGTTTGGCGCGGACGTCGAGAAGCTCAAAGGTTCCATCGAGTGCGGCGATATTTACCAGGTGGTGCCCTCGCGTAGCTTCAGCGCCCAGTGTCTCGACGCGTTCGCCGCGTACCGGGCGCTGCGCGAGACTAACCCCTCGCCGTACATGTTCTACGTGCGCGGGGTGGGTCGCGACGGCGAACCGTATGAGCTCTTCGGTGCCTCCCCGGAGTCGAACTTGAAGTTCGACGCGGAGACTCGTGAGGTGCAGCTCTACCCGATTGCCGGTACCCGCCCACGCGGTCTCAACCCCGACGGCAGCGTGAACCACGAGCTGGACACCCGCATGGAGCTGCAGCTGCGCACCGACGCGAAAGAGGTCGCGGAGCACACGATGCTGGTCGACCTAGCGCGCAACGACATGGCTCGGGTGGCTGCGCCGGGGACGCGCGAGGTGGCGGAGCTGCTCCAGGTGGACCGCTATTCCCGCGTCATGCACCTGGTCTCACGGGTGACCGCGACGCTGGCGGACGACCTCGACGCGCTCGACGCGTACCGCGCGTGCATGAACATGGGCACGCTCACCGGCGCCCCCAAACTGCGCGCGACGGAGCTGCTGCGTGACCTCGAGGGAGTGCGCCGCGGTTCCTACGGCGGGGCGGTGGGGTACCTCACCGGCTCCGGCGACTTCGACACCTGCATCGTAATCCGTTCGGCATATGTTTCACGTGAAACGGCCGTGGTTCAGGCGGGCGCCGGCGTGGTGCGCGACTCCAACCCGCAAGCAGAAGCCGACGAAACACTGCACAAGGCCTACGCCGTCTTGAGCGCCCTGGCTAAGGCCGCGGACGCTGAATTGGAGGTCGCGAAATGA
- a CDS encoding glutamine amidotransferase-related protein, whose translation MIVLLDNHDSFVYNLVDALAGLEGQNTVVYRNTVSAGTVLDSHPDLIVLSPGPGYPGDAGCMMEVIERAQGRIPILGICLGYQALVEHHGGRVEPCGPEHGSSISMMLTDAGLDSPIFAGLTTDGVPGEPGRSVPVARYHSLGATHEPDGMRALAWTETRIGDVIMAAETTDGMSIGLQFHPESILTPAGPLILQRCVEQLLNQTTKAKKGDTDGQR comes from the coding sequence ATGATCGTACTGCTGGATAACCACGACTCATTTGTCTACAACCTCGTCGATGCGCTTGCGGGTCTAGAGGGCCAGAACACAGTGGTCTACCGCAACACCGTCAGCGCCGGCACGGTGCTGGATTCGCATCCAGACCTCATCGTGCTCTCACCCGGTCCCGGGTACCCGGGCGACGCGGGCTGCATGATGGAGGTCATCGAACGGGCCCAGGGCCGCATCCCGATCCTGGGTATCTGCCTTGGCTACCAAGCCCTGGTAGAGCACCACGGGGGACGGGTGGAGCCGTGCGGGCCGGAGCACGGGTCGTCGATAAGCATGATGCTCACTGATGCCGGCCTGGACTCGCCGATCTTTGCTGGCTTGACGACGGACGGTGTGCCCGGCGAACCGGGCCGTTCCGTGCCGGTGGCGCGCTACCACTCGCTCGGCGCAACGCACGAGCCGGATGGCATGCGCGCGCTTGCGTGGACGGAGACGCGGATCGGTGATGTGATCATGGCCGCGGAGACCACCGACGGCATGAGCATTGGTCTGCAATTTCACCCTGAATCCATCCTGACTCCTGCGGGTCCGCTCATCCTGCAGCGCTGCGTGGAGCAGCTCCTCAACCAGACGACGAAAGCGAAGAAAGGCGATACCGATGGCCAGCGATAG
- the trpD gene encoding anthranilate phosphoribosyltransferase codes for MASDSSLEVLRRFLDNPAPTLDEAVEAFTPLTVGDYDDVHIAALLATIRTRGETFEDIAGAAKAFLIAGRPFPVTGEGIMDSAGTGGDGANTINITTAASLVAAAGGVKMVKHGNRSVSSKSGSADVLEALNIPLDLDPDRAVRQFESSNFTFLFAPAYNPAVAFVQPVRKALGVPTLFNTMGPLLSPGRPEFQIMGIANPGLGQIIAETLRELGRSRALVVHGAGTDEIAVHGDTLVWELRDGEITHYTLTPEELGVARHPLEALVGGDGAENATMMRETFAGRGPEAHRDAISLNAGAMFYLNGTTGSIAAGVDHARTLLADGTVERWLQQHEEADYSA; via the coding sequence ATGGCCAGCGATAGCTCACTGGAAGTCCTGCGGCGCTTCTTGGACAACCCGGCGCCGACTCTCGACGAGGCGGTAGAGGCGTTCACGCCGCTGACCGTCGGCGACTACGACGACGTGCACATCGCTGCGTTGCTGGCCACGATTCGCACCCGCGGCGAGACCTTCGAGGACATCGCGGGCGCCGCGAAAGCGTTCCTGATTGCGGGTCGGCCGTTCCCGGTGACGGGGGAGGGGATCATGGATTCCGCCGGCACCGGCGGCGACGGCGCGAACACGATCAACATCACCACCGCGGCCTCGTTGGTGGCGGCCGCAGGTGGGGTGAAGATGGTCAAGCACGGCAACCGTTCGGTGAGTTCAAAGTCCGGCTCCGCGGACGTGCTCGAGGCGCTGAACATTCCGCTCGACCTCGACCCGGATCGTGCGGTGCGCCAGTTCGAGTCGTCGAACTTCACCTTCCTCTTCGCGCCCGCCTACAACCCGGCAGTGGCTTTTGTGCAGCCGGTGCGCAAGGCGCTTGGCGTGCCCACGCTGTTCAACACGATGGGCCCACTGCTCTCGCCAGGTCGTCCGGAGTTCCAAATTATGGGGATTGCTAATCCTGGTTTGGGACAAATTATTGCGGAGACCCTGCGTGAGCTCGGGCGCTCTCGAGCGCTGGTCGTCCACGGCGCGGGCACCGACGAGATCGCTGTTCACGGCGACACGCTCGTGTGGGAACTGCGCGACGGCGAGATCACGCACTACACGCTCACCCCGGAGGAGCTCGGTGTTGCCCGCCACCCGTTGGAAGCGCTCGTCGGCGGCGACGGTGCTGAGAACGCCACAATGATGCGCGAGACCTTCGCCGGGCGAGGCCCCGAGGCACATCGTGACGCTATCTCCCTCAACGCCGGTGCGATGTTCTATCTCAACGGCACCACCGGTTCCATCGCCGCGGGTGTCGATCACGCGCGCACGCTGCTTGCCGACGGCACCGTCGAACGCTGGCTCCAGCAACACGAGGAGGCGGACTACAGTGCCTAA
- the trpCF gene encoding bifunctional indole-3-glycerol-phosphate synthase TrpC/phosphoribosylanthranilate isomerase TrpF produces MPKLPTVLEGIVEGRKRHLDEIRKRVAHVDFDTLPKSERSLYDGLRRPGTSFILECKAASPSLGLIREHYEPGAIATVYSRPAYKAAGISVLCEPDKFGGDYDHLATVAATTHLPVLCKDFIIDEVQLYAARYYGADAVLLMLSVLNDEEYTRLSALAEHLGLDVLTEVIDEAEAQRAARLGAKIFGVNHRNLHDLTIDLDRSAQLARFAPADAVVVSESGIRDVETVRRLGGHSDGFLVGSQLTSQPDIDLAVRMLVYGPNKVCGLTARSAAQAAKASGAVYGGLIFEEASPRNVSRETAKDIIAHEPGLRYVAVSRRTEGWGELADLEGLHAVQIHGPYQGSTEAELDLIARVRSEIGEGLEIWRAVSMTEQHGPATAQAIADHVDMLVLDARDGGSGERFDWGAVPDVVKQKALLAGGISPANVEEALAVGCAGVDLNSGVEYPETAGVWAGRKNAAALQATFDLIGNFHY; encoded by the coding sequence GTGCCTAAACTTCCCACCGTCCTCGAGGGAATCGTGGAAGGGCGGAAACGTCACCTTGACGAAATTCGGAAGCGCGTTGCCCACGTAGATTTCGACACGTTACCTAAATCGGAGCGCTCGCTTTACGACGGCTTGCGCCGCCCCGGCACCTCGTTCATCCTCGAGTGCAAGGCGGCCTCCCCTTCACTCGGGCTGATCCGCGAACACTACGAGCCCGGCGCGATCGCAACCGTCTACTCCCGCCCGGCGTACAAAGCCGCCGGCATCTCGGTACTGTGCGAGCCGGACAAGTTCGGCGGCGACTACGACCACCTCGCCACCGTCGCCGCAACGACGCACCTGCCCGTGCTGTGCAAGGACTTCATCATCGACGAGGTGCAGCTCTACGCCGCGCGCTACTACGGGGCAGATGCGGTGCTGCTTATGCTCTCGGTGCTGAACGACGAGGAGTACACCCGTCTTTCTGCACTGGCCGAGCATCTTGGCCTCGACGTGCTCACCGAAGTGATCGACGAGGCAGAGGCCCAGCGCGCTGCACGCCTCGGGGCGAAGATCTTCGGCGTGAACCACCGCAACCTCCACGACCTGACTATCGACCTGGATCGCTCTGCGCAGCTCGCCCGTTTTGCGCCGGCGGACGCGGTAGTGGTTTCCGAGTCGGGAATCCGCGACGTGGAGACGGTGCGGCGCCTCGGCGGGCACTCCGACGGGTTCCTCGTCGGGTCACAACTCACGAGCCAGCCGGACATCGACCTTGCGGTGCGCATGCTGGTCTACGGCCCGAACAAAGTGTGCGGGCTGACCGCACGTTCGGCCGCGCAAGCAGCGAAGGCCTCCGGCGCCGTTTACGGCGGACTGATCTTCGAGGAAGCGAGCCCGCGCAATGTTTCACGTGAAACGGCGAAAGACATCATCGCGCACGAACCGGGCCTCCGGTACGTCGCCGTGTCCCGCCGCACCGAGGGCTGGGGCGAACTCGCTGACCTAGAGGGCCTCCACGCCGTGCAAATCCATGGGCCCTACCAGGGGAGTACCGAGGCTGAGCTCGACCTCATCGCTCGTGTGCGCTCAGAGATCGGGGAGGGCCTCGAGATCTGGCGCGCCGTCTCTATGACGGAGCAGCACGGCCCGGCCACCGCACAGGCAATTGCCGACCACGTCGACATGTTGGTGCTTGATGCCCGAGACGGTGGTTCGGGGGAGAGGTTTGACTGGGGGGCGGTTCCGGACGTCGTTAAGCAAAAAGCTCTTCTTGCCGGCGGCATTTCCCCTGCGAACGTCGAGGAAGCACTCGCCGTAGGCTGTGCTGGTGTGGACCTGAACTCGGGGGTGGAGTATCCCGAGACTGCCGGCGTGTGGGCCGGCCGCAAGAATGCGGCGGCGCTGCAAGCGACCTTCGACCTGATTGGCAATTTTCACTACTAA
- the trpB gene encoding tryptophan synthase subunit beta, with translation MTDNAHGGSTLLPAYYGEFGGQFVPESLMPALNQLERAFVDAMEDEEFMAEYRALLRDYLGRPTPLTECRNLPLDGANARIFLKREDLVHGGAHKTNQVIGQALLAKQMGKTRIIAETGAGQHGTATALACALLGLECVIYMGKVDMARQEPNVYRMRLMGAEVVGVESGAGTLKDAVNEALRDWTATFHESHYLLGTAAGPHPFPKIVKEFHRVISTEARAQMLERIGKLPDAVVACVGGGSNAIGMFADFIDKEGVELIGAEPGGEGYGVGKHGAAIAAGTIGILHGTRSYLMRDEDGQVEESYSISAGLDYPAVGPEHAYLAKSGRAKYVPVTDQEALRAFQLLSRHEGIIPALESSHAMAYALQRAAEHPRDAEPLNILVALSGRGDKDVAHVRATLDEHADWVLGGPGAAHANSDTTETTGSPEHAEEAK, from the coding sequence GTGACTGACAACGCGCACGGCGGCTCGACGCTGCTGCCTGCTTACTACGGTGAATTCGGTGGACAGTTCGTGCCCGAATCGCTCATGCCCGCGCTCAACCAGCTTGAGCGCGCGTTTGTGGACGCCATGGAGGACGAGGAGTTCATGGCGGAATACCGCGCGCTGCTGCGCGACTACCTCGGGCGCCCGACGCCGCTGACCGAATGCCGCAACCTGCCGCTCGACGGCGCGAACGCGCGGATCTTTCTCAAGCGCGAGGATCTGGTGCACGGCGGCGCGCACAAGACGAACCAGGTAATCGGGCAGGCGCTGCTGGCGAAGCAGATGGGCAAGACGCGGATCATCGCGGAGACCGGTGCGGGACAGCACGGCACCGCGACCGCGCTCGCGTGCGCACTCCTGGGCCTCGAATGCGTGATTTACATGGGCAAGGTGGACATGGCCCGCCAGGAGCCGAACGTGTACCGCATGCGCCTCATGGGCGCAGAGGTGGTTGGCGTGGAGTCCGGCGCCGGCACGCTCAAGGACGCGGTGAACGAGGCGCTGCGCGATTGGACGGCGACATTCCACGAGTCGCACTACCTGCTGGGCACCGCGGCGGGCCCGCACCCGTTCCCAAAGATAGTGAAGGAGTTCCACCGCGTAATCTCCACCGAGGCCCGCGCGCAGATGCTCGAGCGCATCGGGAAGCTGCCGGATGCGGTGGTGGCGTGCGTCGGTGGCGGCTCGAATGCCATCGGCATGTTCGCGGATTTCATTGACAAAGAAGGCGTGGAACTCATCGGCGCCGAGCCCGGCGGCGAAGGCTACGGGGTAGGCAAGCACGGCGCGGCGATCGCGGCGGGGACCATCGGTATCCTGCACGGCACGCGCTCGTACCTGATGCGCGATGAGGACGGCCAGGTGGAGGAGTCCTACTCCATTTCCGCGGGCCTGGACTATCCGGCGGTGGGCCCGGAGCACGCATACCTGGCCAAGTCGGGCCGCGCCAAGTACGTGCCGGTGACCGACCAGGAAGCGCTGCGGGCCTTCCAGCTCCTGTCGCGGCACGAGGGCATCATCCCGGCGCTAGAGTCTTCGCACGCGATGGCCTACGCGCTCCAGCGCGCCGCAGAGCACCCGCGCGATGCCGAGCCGCTGAACATCTTGGTCGCGCTATCCGGCCGCGGCGACAAAGACGTCGCCCACGTCCGCGCCACGTTGGATGAGCACGCCGACTGGGTGCTCGGCGGCCCGGGCGCTGCGCACGCAAATTCTGATACCACAGAGACCACCGGTTCCCCCGAACACGCCGAGGAGGCGAAGTAG
- the trpA gene encoding tryptophan synthase subunit alpha, producing MSRYQTAFDRLEAKGEGAFVPFIMLSDPTPEDALEIISTVVDAGADAVELGVPFSDPVADGPAIQGAHVRALDGGSTVDKALNQVRVLRERYPELPIGMLIYANVAYVRGLERFYREFHEAGADSILLPDVPVRESAPFSEAAVAQGIDPIYIAPARASRETLEGVAASSRGYIYAISRDGVTGADNEATVEGLREVVDNVRSFGGAPVLLGFGISKPQHVADAIAAGATGAITGSAITNIIAKYVEHEHPNPGRIMDMDALKAELTEYVQAMKAATQRP from the coding sequence ATGAGCCGCTACCAAACTGCATTCGACCGCCTCGAAGCGAAGGGAGAGGGCGCCTTCGTGCCCTTCATCATGCTCTCCGACCCGACGCCGGAGGACGCACTCGAGATCATCAGCACTGTTGTCGACGCCGGCGCGGACGCCGTGGAGCTCGGTGTGCCGTTCTCAGATCCGGTGGCGGACGGCCCCGCGATCCAAGGCGCGCACGTGCGCGCGCTGGACGGCGGCTCCACCGTAGACAAGGCGTTGAACCAGGTGCGTGTGCTCCGCGAGCGTTACCCGGAGCTGCCCATCGGCATGCTCATCTACGCCAACGTCGCCTACGTGCGCGGACTCGAGCGCTTCTACCGCGAGTTCCACGAGGCTGGGGCCGACAGCATTTTGCTTCCCGACGTCCCGGTGCGCGAATCCGCCCCCTTCAGCGAGGCAGCAGTGGCACAGGGCATTGACCCCATTTACATCGCACCGGCGAGGGCATCTCGCGAGACGCTCGAGGGCGTGGCGGCCAGCTCCCGCGGCTACATCTACGCGATCTCGCGCGACGGTGTCACGGGTGCGGACAACGAGGCGACTGTTGAGGGCCTACGTGAGGTCGTCGATAATGTTCGATCCTTCGGCGGTGCCCCGGTTCTGCTGGGCTTTGGCATCTCCAAGCCGCAGCACGTGGCTGATGCGATTGCGGCGGGGGCGACGGGTGCGATTACCGGCTCTGCGATCACAAACATCATCGCGAAATACGTCGAGCACGAGCACCCGAACCCCGGCCGGATCATGGACATGGATGCGCTCAAGGCAGAGCTGACTGAGTACGTGCAGGCGATGAAAGCAGCGACGCAAAGGCCGTAA
- a CDS encoding NADH:flavin oxidoreductase/NADH oxidase encodes MRIAEPMTLRSLSVRNRIWMSPMCQYRCRGGDGVPGDWHMVHYGSRAAGGFGLIIAEASGIAPEGRISNYCAGLWSDEQTAAWAPIVAFAQSMGAAMGIQLNHAGRKASTYPMLPGVQGRGTIPATEGGWQSVGPSPVAAERQAAPRELTLEEVRGIPEQFAQACRRAVDAGFDLVELHAAHGYLLHQFLSPFSNQRTDDYGGSFENRSRLLLEVVDAARSAIPESMPLLVRLSATEWLDPEGFTLDEASELSTLLKQRGVDLIDVSTSGNVAASIPVEPGYQVRFASELRRASGLPTAAVGLITSGKQAEAVLKAGDADAVMIGRASLRDAEWPINALRSLGAGADELPYPDSYFRGWR; translated from the coding sequence ATGCGCATAGCTGAGCCCATGACCCTGCGTTCCCTATCCGTCCGCAACCGCATCTGGATGTCGCCTATGTGCCAGTACCGCTGCCGTGGCGGCGACGGTGTTCCGGGCGATTGGCACATGGTGCACTACGGTTCCCGCGCGGCCGGCGGGTTCGGCCTCATCATCGCCGAAGCTAGCGGCATCGCCCCCGAGGGTCGCATCTCCAACTACTGCGCGGGCCTGTGGAGCGACGAGCAGACCGCCGCATGGGCACCGATCGTTGCGTTCGCCCAATCCATGGGAGCCGCGATGGGCATCCAACTCAACCACGCCGGCCGAAAAGCGTCCACCTACCCGATGCTGCCGGGCGTGCAGGGCCGCGGCACCATCCCTGCCACAGAAGGCGGGTGGCAGAGCGTCGGCCCGTCACCGGTAGCTGCAGAGCGCCAGGCTGCACCCCGGGAGCTCACCTTAGAGGAGGTTCGCGGCATACCGGAGCAGTTCGCACAAGCTTGTCGACGCGCTGTTGATGCCGGTTTCGACCTCGTAGAACTCCACGCGGCGCACGGCTACCTGCTGCACCAGTTTCTCTCGCCCTTCTCCAACCAACGCACCGACGACTACGGCGGCTCGTTTGAAAACCGCTCTCGCCTGCTACTCGAAGTCGTGGACGCTGCGCGCAGCGCCATCCCCGAATCGATGCCGCTGCTGGTGCGCCTTTCCGCCACCGAGTGGCTTGATCCGGAGGGTTTCACCCTGGACGAGGCGAGCGAGCTTTCCACGCTGCTCAAGCAGCGCGGAGTGGATCTGATCGACGTCTCCACCTCCGGCAACGTCGCCGCCTCGATCCCGGTGGAGCCGGGCTACCAAGTCCGCTTTGCTAGCGAGCTGCGCCGGGCCAGCGGGCTGCCCACCGCCGCCGTCGGGTTGATCACCTCCGGCAAGCAGGCTGAAGCCGTCTTGAAGGCCGGTGATGCGGACGCGGTGATGATCGGCCGGGCCTCGCTGCGGGACGCCGAGTGGCCCATTAACGCGCTGCGCTCCCTCGGCGCGGGCGCGGACGAGTTGCCGTACCCGGATTCGTATTTTCGCGGGTGGCGCTAA
- a CDS encoding Rieske (2Fe-2S) protein: MFILGTATTFAGAFLAACGTEVDEKVAKTDVPVGSAVILDGFIIAQPTEGEFVAYSNVCPHESSRITQVQGDIVRCPKHGSTFSIADGKVLSGPAKDDLKEASLVDGGDSLSAQNM; this comes from the coding sequence ATGTTCATCCTGGGCACCGCGACCACCTTCGCCGGCGCGTTTCTCGCCGCCTGCGGCACGGAGGTGGACGAGAAGGTTGCCAAAACCGATGTACCCGTGGGCAGCGCCGTGATTCTCGACGGCTTCATCATCGCGCAGCCCACCGAGGGCGAATTCGTCGCATACTCCAACGTGTGCCCACACGAGTCGTCCCGCATCACCCAAGTGCAAGGCGACATCGTGCGCTGCCCGAAGCACGGTTCTACCTTTTCCATCGCCGACGGCAAAGTACTCTCCGGTCCCGCCAAGGACGATCTCAAAGAAGCATCGCTTGTCGACGGCGGCGACTCGCTCTCCGCACAGAACATGTAG
- a CDS encoding VIT1/CCC1 transporter family protein, protein MGEKLNRLRAAVLGANDGIVSTAAVVVGVAGATSSSREIITAGVAALVGGAVSMALGEYVSVSSQRDAENAAIGTERNLHDNDPAGEFNHLVQAYKNSGLSEETALAVAQERTANDPLAAHLEVHYGIDEEDLVSPWSAAIASFLAFFVGALIPLVTIIAAPASARPLITMIVTLIALAVTGFISAKLGNAKPGRAVVRLVVGGALALAVTFGAGSLLGTSVA, encoded by the coding sequence ATGGGGGAGAAGCTCAACCGTCTGCGCGCCGCCGTGCTCGGCGCCAACGACGGCATTGTCTCCACCGCCGCTGTGGTCGTCGGTGTTGCGGGTGCGACATCGAGTTCGCGCGAAATCATCACCGCCGGTGTGGCGGCGCTTGTTGGTGGTGCGGTGTCTATGGCGCTGGGGGAGTACGTCTCTGTCTCCTCGCAGCGCGACGCGGAGAACGCGGCGATCGGTACGGAGCGCAACTTGCACGACAACGACCCCGCAGGTGAGTTCAACCACCTCGTGCAGGCCTACAAGAACTCCGGCCTGAGCGAGGAAACTGCACTCGCGGTTGCGCAGGAACGCACCGCCAACGATCCGCTCGCAGCACACCTCGAGGTGCACTACGGCATCGACGAGGAAGACCTTGTCAGCCCCTGGTCCGCGGCCATCGCCTCTTTCCTTGCGTTCTTCGTCGGCGCTCTCATCCCGCTGGTCACTATCATCGCGGCGCCCGCCTCCGCGCGTCCCCTGATAACCATGATCGTGACGCTGATTGCGCTGGCGGTGACCGGCTTTATCTCAGCAAAGCTGGGCAACGCCAAGCCCGGTCGCGCCGTGGTGCGACTGGTGGTTGGCGGAGCCCTCGCGCTCGCGGTGACCTTCGGAGCAGGCTCCCTGCTGGGAACCAGCGTCGCGTAG
- a CDS encoding bile acid:sodium symporter family protein, which yields MPGFLKKIDPLLLGIIAATIIAFIVPARGTFADAFGVATKLAIALLFFLYGARLSTQEALKGLTNWRLHATILAFTFLVYPLIGVALRPTTAFISTEVYQGILFMTLVPSTVQSSVALTGIARGNVPGAVVAASMSSLSGVLLTPLLVMLLMGAGDGIHVDTSVFINISLQLLLPFVLGQLAHNFVSKVREVAKSKATKIVDRGSIWMVVYSAFSQGVVSGVWSNIALWEIMFLVVFAVLLVVIMLWVTKVVPEKLGFPRPDVVAIQMCGTQKSLATGLPMASVIFGGATLGVLIIPLMIYHLVQLILCSAYVSRIASEQSS from the coding sequence ATGCCTGGTTTCCTGAAAAAGATCGACCCGCTGCTACTTGGCATCATCGCGGCGACGATCATTGCCTTCATCGTCCCAGCGCGTGGCACTTTCGCTGACGCCTTCGGCGTTGCAACCAAACTCGCCATCGCGCTGCTGTTCTTTCTCTACGGTGCTCGCCTATCCACCCAGGAAGCTCTCAAAGGCCTGACCAACTGGCGCCTGCACGCCACCATCCTCGCATTCACGTTCCTGGTCTATCCACTCATCGGAGTTGCGCTCCGGCCAACGACGGCGTTCATTTCCACCGAGGTGTACCAGGGCATCTTGTTCATGACGCTCGTTCCCTCCACCGTGCAGTCATCGGTTGCGCTGACTGGCATCGCGCGCGGAAACGTCCCGGGGGCGGTAGTGGCGGCCAGCATGTCGTCGTTAAGCGGTGTGCTTTTAACCCCCCTGCTGGTGATGCTTTTGATGGGCGCGGGGGACGGGATCCATGTGGATACCTCGGTGTTCATCAACATTTCCCTGCAGCTGCTGCTGCCGTTTGTCCTGGGGCAGCTGGCGCACAACTTCGTGTCAAAAGTCCGCGAGGTTGCAAAGTCGAAGGCGACGAAGATTGTGGATCGCGGATCGATCTGGATGGTGGTCTACTCGGCGTTCTCGCAAGGCGTGGTCTCGGGAGTGTGGAGCAATATCGCGCTGTGGGAGATCATGTTCCTGGTGGTATTCGCTGTGCTGCTCGTCGTGATCATGCTGTGGGTGACCAAGGTGGTTCCGGAAAAGCTCGGATTCCCGCGCCCGGATGTGGTGGCGATTCAGATGTGCGGCACGCAAAAGTCGTTGGCGACCGGGCTTCCCATGGCCTCGGTGATCTTCGGCGGGGCTACGCTCGGGGTGCTCATCATCCCGCTGATGATCTACCACCTCGTGCAGCTGATACTCTGTTCCGCCTACGTCTCGCGCATCGCAAGCGAACAATCCTCCTGA